Proteins co-encoded in one Coraliomargarita parva genomic window:
- a CDS encoding ExbD/TolR family protein produces MARDPYEEDDDVGLSMSPLIDCVFLLLIFFLVTTMLKKDLKEVKHLNLPSSRSSLEVPPDDSVLAIAIDADGLLYLEGEETTLTDLLDELREVEQIDPERRIRLDTDADTPFYRFVEVLDALSFRNLRNVGVRTYHEKYDS; encoded by the coding sequence ATGGCGAGAGATCCATACGAAGAAGACGATGATGTCGGGCTCAGCATGTCGCCCTTGATCGACTGTGTCTTCCTGCTCCTGATTTTCTTCCTCGTCACAACGATGTTGAAAAAGGACCTGAAGGAAGTGAAGCATTTGAACCTGCCGAGTTCCCGCTCCTCGCTGGAAGTGCCTCCGGACGATTCGGTCCTGGCCATCGCGATTGATGCGGACGGGCTCCTCTATCTGGAAGGCGAAGAAACCACACTCACCGACCTGCTCGACGAGCTCCGTGAAGTGGAGCAAATCGACCCGGAGCGCCGCATCCGCTTGGACACCGATGCCGATACCCCCTTCTACCGCTTTGTCGAGGTGCTTGATGCGCTCAGCTTCCGGAACCTGCGCAACGTCGGGGTGCGCACCTATCATGAGAAATACGATTCATGA
- a CDS encoding ExbD/TolR family protein — translation MPPSSQQLRLQAGRGSRVATLRRLRSRRRKEENIEVDISPLIDCVFLLLIFFLVTTMLKKLEKQIPVELPDYTSAIASVSESDTIIYALDQDGNFLRARDKARSLNGLYYDPVPSFIADLKKVAEAHGTNIPIRLDTDRDVPVQKVIDALDILSLQGFEKVGVRLRYRNNIDYALEGLR, via the coding sequence ATGCCCCCAAGCTCCCAGCAACTACGTCTACAGGCCGGCCGCGGCTCGCGGGTCGCCACCTTGCGACGCCTCCGTAGCCGTCGGCGCAAGGAGGAGAACATCGAGGTCGATATCTCTCCCTTGATCGACTGCGTCTTCCTGCTCCTCATCTTCTTTCTCGTCACCACCATGCTGAAAAAGCTGGAGAAGCAGATTCCGGTCGAACTGCCCGACTATACTTCCGCCATCGCCTCGGTCTCCGAATCCGACACGATCATCTACGCACTCGACCAGGATGGGAATTTCCTCCGTGCCCGTGACAAGGCACGGAGCCTGAATGGCCTCTACTATGACCCCGTGCCTTCCTTTATTGCGGACTTGAAAAAAGTGGCGGAAGCCCATGGCACCAACATACCGATTCGCCTCGATACGGACCGTGATGTGCCGGTGCAAAAGGTCATCGATGCTCTGGACATCCTTTCCCTTCAGGGTTTCGAAAAGGTCGGCGTGCGCCTGCGCTACCGCAACAATATCGATTACGCTCTGGAGGGGCTGCGCTGA